One stretch of Ignavibacteriota bacterium DNA includes these proteins:
- a CDS encoding glutamine synthetase beta-grasp domain-containing protein has translation MTDLDRAQKLISEHATQFIDLKTIDLVGRLHHVTLPLESDTLARIMAHGVGFDGSSYGFAKAENSDMIVKPDLSTLQPDLFRDKPTLTCYTDILLTDAARSRFPQDVRWIAAQAEKLLSTLGIADRSLWGPEFEYYIFSKVDYDTRTSASYYHIEHAEEFYHNAYHACNPFDLYDDLRDESCTLLKRAGIPVKYHHHEVGERGQQEIELFFDPLLKTADNIVTAKYILFNQAVQHNLHITFMPKPMYQQAGSGLHLHQFLMRGDTNVFYEEGTYANFSETGRHYIGGLLKHAHALAAFTNPSTNSYKRLVPGFEAPVAVTYGMANRCSCIRIPRYVSDPKETRMEYRPPDATANPYLMLAAMMMAGIDGIVNRIDPAAEGFGPHDGDISGIPSLKFLPRNLAEALDALELDNEFLQRGGVFPESLIRQWLKVKREEVHAIATMPHPFEYEMY, from the coding sequence GTGACAGATCTCGACCGCGCCCAGAAGCTCATCTCCGAGCACGCCACTCAATTCATCGACCTGAAGACGATCGACCTTGTCGGCCGCCTGCATCACGTGACGCTGCCGCTCGAGTCCGACACACTCGCACGCATCATGGCACACGGCGTGGGTTTCGACGGTTCGAGTTACGGTTTCGCCAAGGCCGAGAACAGCGACATGATCGTCAAGCCCGATCTCTCGACGCTGCAGCCCGATCTGTTCCGCGACAAACCGACGCTTACCTGTTACACCGACATACTTCTCACCGACGCGGCGCGTTCCCGTTTCCCGCAGGATGTGCGCTGGATTGCCGCCCAGGCCGAGAAGCTGCTCTCGACACTCGGCATCGCCGACCGTTCGCTGTGGGGCCCCGAATTCGAGTACTACATTTTTTCGAAGGTGGACTACGATACGCGCACCTCGGCCTCGTATTATCACATCGAACACGCCGAGGAATTCTACCACAACGCGTACCACGCGTGTAATCCCTTCGACCTCTACGACGATCTGCGCGACGAGAGCTGCACGCTGCTCAAACGCGCGGGCATACCCGTGAAGTACCATCACCACGAGGTGGGGGAGCGCGGACAGCAGGAAATCGAACTCTTCTTCGATCCGCTGCTCAAGACGGCCGACAACATCGTGACCGCCAAGTACATCCTCTTCAACCAGGCCGTACAGCATAACCTGCACATCACCTTCATGCCGAAGCCGATGTATCAGCAGGCGGGCAGCGGACTGCACCTGCACCAGTTCCTGATGCGCGGCGACACCAACGTGTTCTACGAGGAAGGCACCTACGCCAATTTCAGCGAGACCGGACGGCATTACATCGGCGGCCTCTTGAAACATGCTCACGCGCTGGCGGCCTTCACCAATCCGAGCACAAATTCCTACAAGCGTCTGGTGCCCGGTTTTGAAGCGCCCGTGGCCGTGACCTACGGCATGGCCAACCGCTGCTCGTGCATCCGTATTCCGCGTTACGTGTCCGATCCGAAGGAGACACGGATGGAATACCGTCCGCCCGACGCAACGGCCAATCCCTATCTGATGCTTGCGGCGATGATGATGGCGGGCATCGACGGCATCGTGAACCGCATCGATCCGGCCGCCGAGGGTTTTGGTCCGCACGACGGCGACATCTCGGGCATCCCCTCGCTCAAATTCCTCCCGCGCAATCTGGCCGAAGCCCTAGACGCGCTGGAACTCGACAACGAATTCCTACAGCGCGGCGGTGTGTTCCCCGAGTCCCTCATCCGCCAGTGGCTCAAAGTGAAGCGCGAGGAAGTACACGCCATCGCCACCATGCCGCACCCGTTCGAATACGAGATGTATTT
- a CDS encoding outer membrane beta-barrel protein, which yields MKHFQGLFCLCASLLILAAGTRCTAGGPDGDVLRPERLRGTTWYLGFDAGLNYAQYFGTHAYRAGLMNQNYLISTWARFEGGNGFGFILNGTVDVPLSDKTGFVAKLGYIGRTDTYSSTFDNPIFYIDPATGFPDHATLKSELELSMQFVNIDLLLRYQLARKSWYVLGGLSIGLLQGSSGTFTQSIVAPDGVTYPAYTAAGGITPSGFRALEIRDVEIKEFEEARFAIKAGVGTWIPLSKSVFFTPELCLDFPLNAFLDQPGEALMFIPASDMRFMTVTLTAGLRFGL from the coding sequence ATGAAACACTTTCAGGGTCTCTTTTGCCTGTGTGCATCGCTGCTGATCCTCGCCGCCGGCACACGCTGCACGGCGGGCGGTCCGGACGGCGACGTGTTGCGGCCGGAACGCCTCCGCGGCACAACATGGTATCTGGGTTTTGATGCCGGACTCAATTACGCGCAGTATTTCGGCACACACGCCTACCGCGCGGGGCTCATGAACCAGAATTATCTCATCAGCACCTGGGCGCGCTTCGAAGGCGGGAACGGATTCGGTTTCATACTGAACGGGACGGTCGACGTCCCGTTGTCAGACAAGACGGGTTTTGTCGCAAAACTCGGATACATCGGCCGCACCGACACGTATTCCTCCACTTTCGACAATCCCATCTTCTACATCGATCCCGCGACCGGCTTCCCCGATCATGCAACACTGAAATCGGAACTGGAACTCTCGATGCAGTTTGTGAACATCGATCTCCTGCTCCGCTATCAGCTCGCGCGGAAATCGTGGTATGTTCTGGGAGGCCTGTCGATCGGCCTGCTGCAAGGCAGCAGCGGCACCTTCACACAATCCATCGTCGCGCCCGACGGGGTCACGTATCCGGCCTATACCGCCGCGGGCGGCATCACACCCTCCGGTTTCCGCGCCCTCGAAATTCGTGACGTGGAAATCAAGGAGTTCGAGGAGGCACGTTTTGCCATCAAGGCCGGTGTCGGCACATGGATCCCGCTGTCCAAATCCGTGTTCTTCACACCCGAACTCTGTCTCGATTTCCCGCTGAACGCCTTCCTCGATCAACCGGGTGAAGCACTCATGTTTATTCCCGCATCCGACATGCGGTTCATGACCGTGACACTCACGGCCGGACTCCGCTTCGGATTGTGA
- a CDS encoding outer membrane beta-barrel protein, which yields MKPRHVSPRAVMLFAVMCLLLAPALDAVSGGPDGDVLRPGRSSGLVWNLGFDAGITYSSFSNGPISFRSPNPYWGGLTFAEQIANWNPLQPDIALPLESTIDGGSGLGFVLGATADLSLSRMFGLALKVNYHTRNGSFSNEYDTQFLHPTTTTGQTMVLRDEVDWSFTYIGVDLLARIQLLEDSWYLLVGPSFGSLSSNNAKLTQTIVRPDDIYYTEQVYQNNPTERQLKSAGSEGEITGFESSRFDLKAGVGTWIPLGPTLFLTPEVTVAIPLTKIAKGVSGTARFNPPFTPNNPDWNALTIFATVGIRWRLK from the coding sequence ATGAAACCACGACACGTTTCTCCACGCGCAGTGATGCTGTTCGCCGTCATGTGCCTTCTGCTCGCGCCCGCGTTGGACGCGGTGAGCGGCGGACCCGACGGCGACGTGCTGCGGCCCGGCCGTTCCTCCGGCCTCGTCTGGAACCTCGGTTTCGACGCGGGCATCACCTACTCGTCGTTCTCGAATGGACCGATCAGCTTCCGCTCGCCGAATCCCTACTGGGGCGGCCTCACCTTTGCGGAGCAGATCGCGAACTGGAATCCCCTGCAACCCGATATCGCCCTGCCTCTCGAGAGCACCATCGACGGCGGCTCCGGCCTCGGCTTTGTGCTCGGCGCCACGGCCGACCTGAGTCTGTCACGCATGTTCGGCCTCGCGCTGAAGGTGAACTATCACACGCGCAACGGCAGCTTCTCGAACGAATACGATACGCAGTTCCTGCATCCGACCACCACCACCGGGCAGACCATGGTGCTGCGTGACGAGGTTGATTGGAGCTTCACGTACATCGGCGTGGATCTGCTCGCGCGCATACAATTACTGGAAGACAGTTGGTATCTGCTTGTTGGGCCGTCCTTCGGGAGTCTCAGCTCCAACAACGCCAAACTTACGCAGACCATTGTGCGGCCCGACGACATCTATTACACCGAGCAGGTGTACCAGAACAATCCGACCGAGCGCCAGTTGAAGTCTGCCGGTTCCGAAGGTGAAATCACGGGCTTCGAGAGCAGCCGTTTCGATCTGAAGGCCGGCGTGGGAACATGGATACCGCTCGGACCCACGTTATTCCTCACGCCCGAAGTGACCGTGGCGATACCGCTCACAAAGATCGCAAAGGGCGTGAGCGGCACGGCGCGTTTTAATCCGCCATTCACACCGAACAATCCCGACTGGAATGCACTGACCATATTCGCCACCGTCGGCATACGCTGGCGCCTGAAATGA
- a CDS encoding PD40 domain-containing protein produces MKKVIPVLILLPAILFSVHAQSTESIENRQIITPKTYEVTLTNLGEEVNSSDDDFSPLVLGNGRVIYFTTNRDGDQNIYSAISEGTAWKQTMNVGPSVNTDGNDGSACMTPDGHWMVFSACGREDGLGDCDLYIAEYAGGTWRNIKNLRAVNSPQWDSQPSLSPDGMTLYFVSEREGGQGLGDVWMSKRSGDDWSVPVNLGTPVNTAGDEMSPFIAADNRTLYFSSNGHPGVGGFDVYVSRAAGGAWGAVENAGAPINSAYDDMFFTTQLGTENVFFASSRPEGSGDLDLFMGVPNPLPPGAVTAVLGSVADSKTKAPVGATLTVRDLKTNEVVSSFHSNDMDGNYVVVLQPGRSYAITAEAPGYLFYSDRFDVPRDAANNTIRKNIELTRDIVRLLVYFDFDKSTLQQESSVDLDRAVQWLKTNSSVRVELAGHTDNVGSADYNKRLSQERAKAVMDYLISKGIPSSRMTSNGYGMDQPVATNETEEGRALNRRVEFRVK; encoded by the coding sequence ATGAAAAAAGTGATCCCTGTATTGATCCTCCTTCCGGCGATTCTGTTCTCCGTTCACGCGCAGAGCACGGAATCGATCGAGAACCGGCAGATCATCACGCCAAAAACATACGAAGTGACACTCACGAATCTGGGCGAGGAGGTCAATTCCTCCGACGACGATTTTTCGCCGCTGGTGCTCGGAAACGGCCGTGTGATCTACTTCACCACCAACCGTGACGGCGATCAGAACATCTACTCCGCGATCTCCGAGGGCACGGCATGGAAACAGACGATGAACGTGGGACCAAGCGTCAACACCGACGGCAATGACGGCTCGGCGTGTATGACACCCGACGGTCATTGGATGGTGTTCAGCGCCTGCGGCCGCGAGGACGGGCTGGGCGACTGCGACCTGTACATCGCCGAGTACGCGGGCGGCACCTGGCGCAACATCAAGAATCTGCGCGCGGTGAACTCGCCGCAGTGGGATTCGCAGCCCTCGCTCTCGCCGGACGGTATGACACTGTACTTTGTGTCGGAGCGCGAGGGAGGCCAGGGACTTGGTGACGTGTGGATGTCGAAGCGCAGCGGTGACGACTGGTCAGTGCCCGTGAATCTCGGCACACCCGTCAACACCGCGGGCGACGAGATGAGTCCCTTTATTGCGGCCGACAACCGCACGTTGTACTTCTCGTCCAACGGACATCCCGGCGTGGGCGGCTTCGACGTGTACGTGTCGCGCGCGGCGGGCGGCGCCTGGGGCGCGGTCGAGAACGCGGGTGCGCCGATCAACTCGGCATACGACGACATGTTCTTCACGACGCAGCTCGGCACCGAGAATGTGTTTTTTGCCTCGTCGCGTCCCGAAGGCAGCGGCGACCTCGACCTCTTCATGGGCGTGCCGAATCCCCTGCCGCCCGGCGCGGTGACCGCAGTGCTCGGCAGCGTGGCCGACAGCAAGACCAAGGCCCCCGTGGGTGCGACACTCACCGTGCGGGATCTGAAGACCAACGAAGTGGTGAGTTCCTTCCACAGCAACGACATGGACGGCAATTACGTGGTGGTGCTGCAGCCCGGCCGTTCCTACGCCATCACCGCCGAGGCGCCCGGGTATCTGTTCTACTCCGACCGTTTCGACGTGCCGCGTGATGCCGCGAACAACACCATCCGAAAGAACATCGAACTCACGCGCGACATCGTGCGTCTGCTCGTGTACTTCGATTTCGACAAGTCGACACTGCAGCAGGAGTCGTCGGTGGATCTCGACCGCGCCGTGCAGTGGTTGAAGACCAACAGCAGCGTGCGTGTGGAACTCGCCGGACACACCGACAATGTCGGTTCCGCCGATTACAACAAACGGCTCTCGCAGGAACGCGCGAAGGCCGTGATGGATTACCTGATCTCGAAAGGCATCCCATCATCGCGCATGACCTCGAACGGGTACGGCATGGATCAGCCCGTGGCCACCAACGAGACCGAGGAAGGCCGCGCGTTGAACCGCCGCGTGGAGTTCCGCGTTAAATAA